The following coding sequences lie in one Bacteroidota bacterium genomic window:
- a CDS encoding gliding motility-associated C-terminal domain-containing protein produces MKITTKLLACKSLSLLALMTGISATSFAQTIFFNNGAMVFTASSAIVQINGGFQNDGTSGTTPVFENNGTMTIANSGTPGSVFLTNGSTLQGDGTIFVEQDWTNDATFIAYNSTVNFNGDLQQFITSTIGTVTTFNNLTLSGAGVGIANRKKTLQLVNARVGTTGILTINDRELETQTNTMFVDNPAVTAVTNNAVTFGAEGFVSSAFGGTLSRATNSTGVYSFPTGSSVGTLRYRELRLTPSTAAANVFTGRLGNNNATLDGFPVAQIDTTMCKVTNRFYHQITRTAGVDNADIDVFYDLAADGPWDGLAQWGTPTLAEWNNMGAVTVTAGTYNDNKKTSWSNFTTNPFILSRAKLADPVFACADVCVNSTGNIFTASGGAPGDSYVWTTPAGTTITSGNGTNTISVDWGAAGGPVVVIDTNSVGCFSDPVSCFVNVSTPPVAAFDTTSSGFTFNFTDMSTGGATNWFWDFGDGATSTQQNPSYTYSANGPQTVCLTAGNANGCVDSVCFTVDVDVFEFINIPNVFSPNGDNNNDAWYINSSGLKEFQVEIYDRWGLKIWEADAATIKWDGRTTAGLECTDGTYFFILKATSQTNKDYSTKGFINLVRN; encoded by the coding sequence ATGAAAATAACTACTAAACTACTTGCGTGCAAATCATTGTCGTTATTGGCATTGATGACAGGAATTTCTGCAACATCCTTTGCACAAACTATTTTCTTTAACAATGGCGCAATGGTGTTTACAGCATCCTCAGCAATTGTTCAAATTAATGGAGGTTTTCAGAATGATGGAACATCCGGAACCACACCTGTATTTGAAAACAACGGAACCATGACGATTGCGAACAGCGGAACACCGGGAAGCGTTTTCTTAACAAATGGATCAACGTTGCAAGGGGACGGAACCATATTTGTGGAGCAGGATTGGACCAACGATGCAACATTTATTGCATATAACAGTACCGTTAATTTCAATGGCGACTTACAACAATTTATTACCAGTACAATAGGAACTGTAACCACTTTCAACAACTTGACACTTAGCGGTGCGGGTGTTGGTATTGCCAACCGTAAAAAAACATTACAATTGGTAAATGCAAGAGTTGGAACAACGGGAATATTAACAATCAACGATCGTGAATTGGAAACACAAACAAATACCATGTTTGTTGACAATCCGGCTGTGACTGCTGTAACAAACAATGCAGTAACATTTGGTGCTGAAGGTTTTGTGAGCAGTGCTTTTGGAGGAACATTGTCAAGAGCAACCAATTCAACAGGTGTTTATTCGTTCCCTACTGGATCAAGTGTAGGAACATTGCGTTACCGCGAATTAAGACTAACCCCTTCAACCGCTGCAGCAAACGTATTTACTGGCCGCTTAGGAAATAACAACGCAACATTAGATGGATTTCCTGTTGCACAAATTGACACCACAATGTGTAAAGTAACCAACAGGTTCTATCATCAAATTACAAGAACTGCTGGTGTTGACAATGCAGACATTGACGTATTTTACGATTTAGCTGCTGATGGTCCTTGGGATGGTTTAGCACAATGGGGAACACCTACACTAGCAGAGTGGAACAACATGGGAGCAGTAACAGTAACTGCTGGAACCTACAACGATAACAAAAAAACATCTTGGTCCAATTTCACAACGAACCCATTCATTTTATCCCGCGCAAAATTAGCAGATCCTGTATTTGCTTGTGCTGACGTATGTGTAAATTCAACAGGAAATATCTTTACTGCTTCAGGTGGAGCACCTGGAGATTCATATGTATGGACAACACCTGCAGGTACAACAATCACCTCAGGCAATGGAACGAATACAATTTCAGTTGATTGGGGCGCTGCAGGCGGACCGGTTGTTGTAATTGACACCAACTCTGTTGGCTGTTTTTCAGATCCAGTTTCCTGCTTTGTGAATGTATCAACACCTCCTGTTGCAGCATTTGATACTACTTCATCCGGATTTACTTTTAACTTCACGGATATGAGTACAGGTGGTGCAACCAATTGGTTTTGGGATTTCGGTGATGGAGCAACCTCTACACAACAAAATCCTTCATACACCTATTCAGCAAATGGCCCACAAACAGTATGTTTAACCGCTGGAAATGCAAATGGATGTGTGGATTCCGTTTGTTTCACAGTTGATGTGGATGTATTTGAATTTATCAATATTCCGAATGTATTTTCACCAAATGGCGATAACAATAATGATGCATGGTACATCAACAGCTCCGGATTAAAAGAATTCCAAGTAGAAATCTACGACCGTTGGGGATTAAAAATTTGGGAAGCTGATGCAGCTACGATTAAATGGGATGGCAGAACAACAGCCGGACTTGAATGTACAGATGGAACGTACTTCTTTATTTTGAAAGCGACTTCTCAAACAAATAAAGATTATAGTACAAAAGGATTTATCAATTTGGTTCGTAACTAA
- a CDS encoding PorT family protein → MKKILTITALALIANVTLAQENEMKNFRFGLKVTPSVNWYKPDGKLISGNGAGMKFGGGLILEFRLAKVASFQTGLQIDMDGGKVKYNNGGTAANASTMSYYYNIADDEIQEYNSAPSDSASVYTYNLSNTHYQLNERQYKATYITIPLMLKLKTKEIGTMTYFGQFGFNTSFRWKANVTDKVTVLPPSNGVGGTETKTKVDMTKDMSFFKASLAFGFGAEMNLSGTTSLVFGLNYDLGFTNAVKGSSDYIEKKTYGANTTIAPSYEKMPQVLKSNAVVLTVGVLF, encoded by the coding sequence ATGAAGAAGATTCTTACAATAACTGCATTGGCACTAATTGCGAATGTTACATTGGCTCAAGAAAATGAAATGAAAAATTTTCGTTTTGGTTTAAAAGTAACCCCATCTGTAAATTGGTATAAGCCTGATGGCAAGTTAATATCAGGGAATGGTGCCGGAATGAAGTTTGGCGGAGGATTAATCTTGGAGTTTCGCTTGGCAAAAGTGGCTTCTTTTCAAACAGGGCTGCAAATTGATATGGATGGTGGCAAGGTGAAATATAATAATGGCGGAACTGCTGCCAATGCAAGTACAATGAGTTATTATTATAACATTGCAGATGATGAAATTCAAGAATATAACTCTGCTCCATCTGACTCAGCTTCAGTTTATACTTACAATTTGTCCAACACGCACTATCAATTAAATGAGCGTCAATACAAAGCAACATACATTACCATTCCGTTGATGTTAAAGTTGAAAACCAAAGAAATTGGAACGATGACCTATTTCGGACAATTTGGATTTAATACTTCTTTCCGTTGGAAAGCAAATGTTACCGATAAAGTAACGGTTCTCCCTCCTTCGAATGGTGTTGGTGGTACAGAGACAAAAACAAAAGTAGACATGACGAAAGACATGAGTTTCTTTAAAGCATCTTTAGCGTTTGGTTTTGGTGCTGAAATGAATCTTTCCGGAACAACTTCTTTGGTGTTCGGCTTAAACTATGATTTAGGTTTTACAAATGCTGTAAAAGGTAGCTCTGATTATATCGAGAAAAAAACATACGGAGCAAATACAACAATCGCTCCTTCTTATGAAAAAATGCCGCAAGTATTAAAATCAAATGCAGTAGTTTTAACAGTAGGTGTTTTGTTCTAA
- the nadE gene encoding NAD(+) synthase has translation MQNKEVINHIVNWLSHYADQSKTSGFVIGISGGIDSAVTSTLCAKTGKPVICLNMPIHQHKAEYDRGHEHIHWLKQNFKNVSSHEVELTETFKTISSALPTDIQDWLTMANTRSRLRMTTLYAFACHHKMLVAGTGNKVEDFGIGFFTKYGDGGVDLSPIADLMKSEVYALAKELGVASSIQVAPPTDGLFADSRSDEDQIGATYDELEWAMKFIANPNDFSTFNDRQKTVLDIYTRMNKANQHKMNPIPVCVIPDNLK, from the coding sequence ATGCAAAACAAAGAAGTAATCAACCATATTGTTAATTGGCTTTCCCATTATGCAGATCAAAGCAAAACTTCCGGATTTGTGATTGGCATTTCCGGTGGAATAGATTCTGCTGTTACTTCTACACTTTGTGCAAAAACAGGCAAGCCGGTCATTTGCTTGAATATGCCTATTCATCAGCATAAAGCAGAATACGATCGAGGACATGAACACATTCACTGGCTGAAACAAAATTTTAAAAATGTTTCCTCTCATGAAGTGGAACTCACCGAAACTTTTAAAACAATCAGTTCCGCATTGCCAACAGATATACAAGATTGGCTAACCATGGCCAATACTCGTTCTCGTTTGCGAATGACGACACTTTATGCATTTGCGTGCCATCATAAAATGTTGGTAGCCGGAACAGGAAATAAAGTGGAAGATTTTGGCATCGGATTTTTTACAAAGTATGGCGATGGTGGTGTAGATTTGAGTCCGATTGCTGATTTAATGAAATCAGAAGTATATGCTTTGGCAAAAGAATTAGGTGTGGCATCTTCTATTCAAGTGGCACCGCCAACCGATGGATTGTTTGCCGATAGCAGAAGTGACGAAGATCAGATTGGTGCAACCTATGATGAATTGGAATGGGCGATGAAATTTATTGCCAATCCTAACGATTTTTCAACATTTAATGATCGTCAAAAAACAGTTTTGGATATTTATACCAGAATGAATAAAGCAAACCAACACAAAATGAATCCAATTCCGGTTTGTGTTATTCCAGACAATTTAAAATAG
- a CDS encoding UDP-N-acetylmuramoyl-tripeptide--D-alanyl-D-alanine ligase, translating into MIEKLYSIFLKHPLVCTDTRDIKPGSIFFALKGGNFNGNQFAKKALEMGCVYAVIDEKEFQKNENYFLVDDVLSTLQQLANHHRKQLNIPVIGITGSNGKTTSKELVNAVLSKKFNVLATVGNLNNHIGVPLTLLSITKEHEMAIVEMGANHQGEIAELCSIAEPDFGVITNIGKAHLEGFGGIEGVKKGKSELYKYIQSKGGKLFVHGDDEVLLELAGSTEKVTYGTKKLYDIVGSIHENATEFISFQWATRYNAVNIKKSELIPTQLVGIYNYYNLLCAACVGHYFKVEDELINQALKEYTPSNNRSQLHKTKSNTLILDYYNANPSSMSLAIENFANLNQSNKMVILGDMLELGSESEKEHDAIVALLQQKNISNAILVGPHFIAAGKKVSAKTFSNSDEVVDFLKQNKVIDSTILIKGSRGIKLEKVVEVL; encoded by the coding sequence ATGATAGAAAAGCTCTACTCCATTTTTCTAAAACATCCACTCGTGTGCACCGATACACGAGACATTAAACCAGGCTCCATTTTTTTTGCACTCAAAGGTGGTAATTTTAATGGCAATCAATTTGCTAAAAAAGCACTAGAAATGGGCTGCGTGTATGCTGTGATTGATGAAAAAGAATTCCAGAAGAATGAAAATTATTTTTTAGTGGATGATGTTCTTTCTACACTTCAACAACTCGCGAATCACCACCGCAAACAATTAAACATTCCCGTAATCGGAATCACTGGCTCCAATGGGAAAACAACCTCCAAAGAGTTAGTCAATGCTGTTCTTTCAAAAAAATTCAACGTGTTGGCAACCGTTGGAAATTTAAACAATCATATTGGTGTTCCACTTACATTACTTTCTATCACAAAGGAACACGAAATGGCAATTGTTGAGATGGGCGCCAACCATCAAGGTGAAATTGCAGAACTCTGTTCAATTGCCGAGCCGGATTTTGGTGTCATCACCAACATCGGAAAAGCACATTTGGAAGGATTCGGTGGAATAGAAGGCGTTAAGAAAGGTAAGAGTGAATTGTATAAATACATTCAAAGTAAAGGCGGTAAATTATTTGTTCATGGTGATGATGAAGTGTTGTTAGAGCTTGCCGGTAGTACTGAAAAAGTAACATACGGTACAAAAAAACTTTACGATATTGTTGGTTCCATTCATGAAAATGCAACTGAATTCATTTCATTCCAATGGGCAACCCGCTACAATGCTGTCAATATTAAAAAATCAGAATTGATACCTACCCAATTGGTCGGAATTTATAATTACTACAATTTATTATGTGCTGCCTGCGTTGGACACTATTTTAAAGTAGAAGATGAATTGATTAACCAAGCATTAAAGGAATACACCCCTTCCAACAATCGCTCGCAATTGCACAAAACAAAGAGCAATACACTCATCCTGGATTATTATAATGCAAATCCTTCCAGCATGAGCTTAGCCATTGAAAATTTTGCCAATTTAAATCAATCCAATAAAATGGTGATTTTGGGCGATATGCTCGAATTAGGCTCCGAAAGCGAAAAAGAACATGATGCGATTGTTGCACTCTTGCAACAAAAAAATATTTCGAATGCTATTTTAGTCGGACCACATTTTATTGCTGCAGGTAAAAAAGTTTCAGCAAAAACGTTTTCGAACAGCGATGAGGTAGTAGACTTTTTAAAACAAAATAAAGTTATTGATTCAACCATCCTTATAAAAGGTTCACGCGGAATTAAGTTGGAAAAGGTTGTTGAGGTGTTGTAG